In the Syntrophorhabdaceae bacterium genome, one interval contains:
- a CDS encoding isochorismatase family protein — protein MANRKKIVSHLITRQDPVLVIIDVQERLMPVITENSKVISNISRLLKFCLLTGIPVITTEQEKLGDTVQEIRQGLPPHSIVPKVHFDSFSCEEFAHRIKKLRRKTLILAGVEAHICVAQTALNALPSYRVQVVSDAISSRTRDNRDVALERLRGAGVTVTSTEMFIYEILRKAGTDEFKAALPLVK, from the coding sequence ATGGCAAACCGTAAGAAAATTGTATCCCACCTCATAACGCGGCAAGATCCTGTTTTGGTTATTATCGATGTACAGGAGAGGCTCATGCCGGTCATTACAGAAAATAGCAAGGTAATATCGAATATTAGCCGCCTTCTCAAATTCTGCCTTCTCACGGGCATTCCCGTGATTACGACCGAGCAGGAAAAACTCGGGGACACGGTTCAGGAAATCAGACAGGGGTTGCCGCCGCACTCGATTGTTCCCAAAGTTCACTTTGATTCCTTTTCCTGTGAAGAGTTTGCCCACCGAATCAAAAAGCTCCGAAGAAAAACGCTGATCCTCGCGGGTGTCGAAGCCCATATCTGCGTCGCACAAACCGCGCTCAACGCATTACCCTCCTATCGCGTGCAGGTCGTGAGCGATGCGATCTCATCGCGGACGCGCGATAACCGCGATGTTGCCCTTGAGCGTCTGCGTGGTGCGGGCGTAACGGTAACCTCCACAGAAATGTTTATATATGAGATCCTACGAAAAGCAGGTACTGACGAATTCAAGGCAGCTCTCCCGCTTGTAAAGTGA
- a CDS encoding MBL fold metallo-hydrolase yields MILTHCHIDHVGGAAELRRRFGVRLIMHELDAPAVEVADAKKTGASWYGIAFAPLPIDVHLTGEEKVLRFGDHDVVCLHTPGHTPGSISVYLNIDGKRVLFGQDIHGPFLKEFGADMTEWSASMQKLLALKADILCEGHFGVYQPAHSVTDYIERYLDEYGE; encoded by the coding sequence GTGATCCTTACGCATTGTCATATCGATCACGTCGGGGGCGCTGCTGAATTGAGGAGGCGTTTCGGTGTACGTCTTATCATGCACGAGCTCGATGCCCCTGCGGTGGAGGTTGCAGACGCAAAAAAGACCGGTGCTTCGTGGTATGGGATCGCATTTGCGCCGCTGCCCATAGATGTGCATTTGACCGGGGAAGAGAAAGTCTTACGCTTTGGCGATCACGACGTAGTCTGTCTTCATACGCCCGGCCACACCCCCGGCTCAATCTCGGTTTATCTCAACATAGACGGAAAAAGGGTACTCTTCGGCCAGGATATTCACGGCCCCTTTCTCAAGGAGTTTGGCGCTGACATGACTGAGTGGAGCGCATCGATGCAAAAGCTGCTCGCGCTCAAGGCCGACATACTGTGCGAGGGTCATTTCGGCGTGTATCAACCGGCGCATTCAGTTACCGATTACATTGAGCGCTACCTCGACGAATACGGTGAGTAG
- a CDS encoding TIGR04076 family protein: MARDPEIGYKVVGTVTGVKAKCNAGHSVGETFEISCHNPAGLCGFFYHDLFPTLSTFQFGGAMPWWSSDTIEVQCPDSYNLVTMKLTRTKR, from the coding sequence ATGGCGAGAGATCCTGAGATCGGTTACAAGGTTGTAGGTACGGTGACAGGCGTCAAAGCAAAGTGTAACGCGGGTCATAGCGTCGGAGAAACGTTTGAGATTAGCTGTCACAATCCGGCGGGGCTATGCGGTTTCTTCTATCATGACCTCTTTCCAACGCTCAGCACCTTTCAGTTCGGAGGTGCAATGCCCTGGTGGAGCTCAGATACTATCGAGGTGCAGTGCCCCGACAGTTATAACCTCGTGACCATGAAACTCACGCGAACCAAACGATAG
- a CDS encoding MBL fold metallo-hydrolase: protein MKIKWYGHSAFYIVTDNGTRIIIDPYESGAFGGAISYGKITDQADIVLTTHDHSDHNYVNDIKGKFTRLREAGEHEEKGVKIKAVPTYHDTSKGNERGKNLVFVISADGISIAHLGDLGHTLDQKTLEKIGKVDVLLLPVGGFFTIDAKDATMIMNDIKAPITIPMHYKTAGSNLPIAPLDEFTGDKKNVKRPNSSEIVISTSTLPETGEIVVLQHAL from the coding sequence ATGAAGATAAAATGGTATGGGCATTCGGCCTTTTACATAGTGACCGATAATGGAACCAGAATTATTATCGATCCGTACGAATCGGGCGCCTTCGGAGGGGCTATTTCCTACGGGAAAATAACCGACCAGGCCGATATTGTTCTCACGACTCACGACCACAGTGACCACAACTATGTTAATGATATTAAAGGTAAATTCACTCGACTAAGAGAGGCAGGGGAGCATGAGGAGAAGGGGGTTAAGATAAAGGCCGTGCCAACCTATCACGATACCTCGAAGGGAAACGAACGAGGCAAGAATCTTGTTTTCGTGATAAGCGCCGATGGGATAAGCATAGCGCATCTCGGGGACCTGGGGCATACGCTCGATCAAAAGACGCTTGAGAAGATAGGCAAGGTGGATGTTCTGCTTCTGCCTGTGGGAGGCTTCTTTACCATTGACGCGAAAGATGCCACGATGATCATGAACGACATAAAGGCCCCCATTACCATACCCATGCACTATAAAACCGCAGGGAGCAACCTGCCCATTGCCCCACTCGATGAATTTACCGGAGACAAAAAGAATGTGAAACGGCCCAATTCCTCAGAGATCGTGATCAGTACGTCAACCCTTCCGGAAACGGGAGAGATCGTTGTTTTGCAACACGCCCTTTAG
- a CDS encoding radical SAM protein: MATLKRPPKGKRASQGDLSGSEAGAIQKKWTGKIPVCVVFPNTYYMGMSNLAVHMLYKKLNQMDNVVCERCFYDGATKPLSLESARPLSSFDIIFFTLSFELDYINIPKMLATSSIRLNARERTDKEPILVGGGICVMSNPEPLHNLFDLFIMGDIETTVEPFMETYADLRGADRQAILDELSAFEWAYNPTRLDVTYNEDGTVRSFVPEAFHVKMSHYRGKTLGASAIVTDKTEFSRMFLVEGTRGCPSRCPFCLIGNVYDFIYDNTICTTPDVPNMGILGGGVSFYPGIEEIVKKAREGGIKIHLPSMRIDKVPLELIRLMQDEIKTLTFGIEAATERLRRFIGKPLTDEAIYERVNTILDIKPFHLKLYFMVGLYGETGEDIERIAELTKKIKHIMVKGGAKKGFVGAITVHVSPFVPKPATPFQWLPMDHMESLKKKIGWLKKAFGAIDNTYFTHESVKFSFLQAVLSRGDRKVGDVISRLAAGETFSRVLTDSPVNLNFYALRQRSEKEVFPWDFITTDASKKQLWQRLVAALA; encoded by the coding sequence ATGGCTACTCTAAAAAGACCGCCCAAGGGAAAGCGAGCGAGCCAGGGAGATCTTTCTGGCTCCGAAGCAGGCGCCATTCAAAAGAAATGGACCGGCAAAATCCCGGTTTGCGTGGTTTTCCCCAATACCTATTACATGGGTATGTCCAATCTTGCCGTGCACATGCTCTACAAGAAACTCAACCAGATGGATAACGTGGTGTGCGAGCGGTGTTTCTACGATGGGGCAACGAAGCCTCTCTCTCTTGAAAGCGCACGTCCACTTTCGTCATTCGATATCATATTCTTCACCCTCTCCTTTGAGCTTGACTATATAAACATCCCGAAAATGCTCGCGACCTCGTCGATACGCCTCAATGCCCGAGAACGGACCGACAAAGAACCGATCCTCGTGGGAGGCGGTATCTGCGTCATGTCAAATCCGGAGCCCCTGCACAATCTCTTCGATCTGTTCATCATGGGCGACATTGAAACAACCGTGGAGCCGTTTATGGAAACGTATGCTGATTTACGCGGCGCCGACCGGCAGGCGATCCTCGATGAGCTGAGCGCGTTTGAGTGGGCCTACAACCCGACGCGCCTTGACGTCACGTATAACGAAGATGGCACCGTGAGGAGCTTTGTCCCCGAAGCGTTCCATGTGAAAATGTCGCACTATCGGGGAAAGACGCTTGGCGCATCAGCTATCGTTACGGACAAAACCGAGTTCTCCCGCATGTTCCTCGTGGAAGGAACGCGTGGGTGCCCTTCGCGATGCCCTTTCTGCCTCATCGGTAACGTCTATGATTTTATTTACGATAACACAATTTGCACCACGCCTGACGTACCCAATATGGGCATTCTCGGGGGAGGGGTCTCTTTCTATCCCGGCATTGAGGAAATAGTGAAAAAAGCCAGAGAAGGCGGAATAAAGATCCACCTTCCCTCCATGAGGATCGACAAGGTTCCCCTGGAGCTTATACGGCTCATGCAAGATGAGATAAAGACGCTCACCTTTGGTATAGAGGCCGCAACCGAGAGGCTGAGGCGTTTCATTGGAAAGCCACTGACCGATGAAGCAATCTACGAAAGGGTCAATACGATCTTAGACATAAAACCGTTTCATCTCAAGCTCTACTTCATGGTTGGTTTGTACGGGGAGACCGGGGAAGATATCGAACGGATCGCCGAGCTTACAAAGAAGATCAAACACATAATGGTCAAAGGCGGCGCGAAAAAAGGCTTTGTCGGCGCCATAACGGTTCATGTAAGCCCGTTTGTGCCCAAGCCCGCGACGCCATTCCAGTGGCTTCCCATGGACCACATGGAAAGTCTGAAAAAGAAGATTGGCTGGCTCAAAAAGGCATTCGGGGCCATAGATAACACATATTTTACGCACGAATCGGTAAAGTTTAGCTTTCTCCAGGCGGTCCTATCGCGGGGCGACAGAAAGGTAGGGGACGTGATTTCGCGCCTGGCAGCAGGAGAGACGTTTTCCAGGGTTCTGACCGATAGCCCGGTTAATCTCAATTTTTATGCCCTCCGCCAAAGAAGCGAAAAAGAGGTCTTTCCCTGGGACTTCATCACAACAGACGCGTCAAAGAAACAACTCTGGCAGCGACTCGTGGCCGCGCTTGCGTAG
- a CDS encoding benzoate-CoA ligase family protein, whose amino-acid sequence METRYRYQDHIPQYYNITSKLVDENVAKGLGDKIAIYYRDKTYTYSKIQQLINKVGNALLLLGTHMEDRVVLAMNDSPEAIASFYGAIKIGAVPVPLNPLYTADEYRLLLNNSRARCMIIHEEYLEEVKVWKEKLLYLRNIVVVSQKRNGHISFWDLVDHCSDELDVAYTTMDDQAFWNYTSGSLGVPKAAVHLQHDVFSCINNYARAVLGLRSEDILLSGSKFFFTYGLGNSVFYPFGLGASVVLLPDRLTPDTLLSAIDTYRPTVFFGVPSLYASMLQFENLDKYDLSSLRICTSAGEALPKDLFGRWKERFGTEILDGVGSTELLHIFISNRPGDVKPGSSGKLVPGYSARIVDEQGKNVADGQAGTLFVEGESTAAYYWRHHEKTKKSMLGEWFNTGDKYCRDKDGYFTYRGRDDDMLKVSGVWVSPVEVEDALLAHPAVLRAAVVPFRDKSDLVKPKAYIVPKPGYKPGEELAKDIQGFVKQTVAPFKYPRKVEFIKEMPVTSTGKIQRYKLR is encoded by the coding sequence ATGGAAACAAGGTACAGATACCAAGATCATATCCCCCAATACTATAATATTACGAGCAAGCTGGTTGACGAGAACGTGGCCAAAGGTTTAGGCGATAAGATCGCCATTTACTATCGAGACAAGACATACACCTACAGCAAGATCCAACAACTGATAAATAAGGTGGGAAACGCGCTGCTCCTTCTTGGTACACATATGGAGGATCGGGTGGTACTCGCTATGAACGATTCACCTGAGGCCATCGCGAGCTTCTATGGCGCAATCAAGATCGGGGCAGTGCCTGTTCCTTTGAATCCTCTCTATACGGCCGATGAATACCGGCTTCTTCTGAATAACAGCAGGGCTCGGTGCATGATCATACACGAGGAGTATCTCGAGGAAGTCAAAGTCTGGAAGGAAAAGCTCCTCTATTTGCGCAATATAGTTGTGGTTTCCCAAAAAAGAAACGGCCACATATCCTTCTGGGACTTAGTCGACCACTGCTCTGACGAACTGGACGTGGCCTACACGACCATGGATGATCAGGCCTTTTGGAATTACACATCGGGGAGCTTAGGCGTACCCAAGGCTGCGGTCCACCTCCAGCACGATGTCTTCTCCTGTATCAACAACTACGCCCGGGCAGTCTTAGGACTCAGATCGGAGGACATACTGTTGTCGGGATCAAAGTTTTTCTTCACGTACGGGCTCGGAAACAGCGTGTTCTATCCTTTTGGCCTCGGAGCCTCGGTGGTCCTCCTTCCCGACCGTTTAACCCCCGATACCCTGCTATCTGCCATAGATACGTACCGGCCAACCGTGTTCTTCGGTGTCCCCTCCCTTTACGCGAGCATGCTCCAATTCGAAAACCTTGACAAATACGATTTATCTTCCTTGAGGATATGCACATCCGCTGGTGAGGCCCTGCCCAAAGACCTGTTTGGCAGATGGAAGGAGCGTTTCGGTACGGAAATCCTCGACGGCGTTGGTTCCACCGAACTTTTGCACATATTTATTTCCAATCGCCCCGGTGATGTAAAGCCGGGAAGCTCGGGCAAGCTCGTTCCGGGATATTCCGCAAGGATTGTGGACGAACAGGGAAAAAATGTGGCCGACGGCCAGGCCGGAACCCTATTTGTAGAGGGCGAGTCCACCGCTGCCTATTACTGGCGCCATCACGAGAAGACAAAGAAGTCGATGCTCGGCGAATGGTTCAATACAGGGGATAAGTATTGCCGTGATAAAGACGGCTATTTCACCTATCGCGGTCGGGATGATGATATGCTCAAGGTTTCCGGCGTTTGGGTCTCTCCCGTAGAGGTCGAAGATGCCCTTCTCGCCCACCCCGCCGTTCTTCGGGCGGCCGTGGTACCATTTCGCGACAAAAGCGACCTCGTCAAACCCAAAGCCTACATCGTGCCCAAACCGGGATACAAACCCGGCGAAGAACTGGCAAAGGATATCCAGGGCTTTGTAAAACAGACCGTTGCGCCCTTCAAGTATCCACGTAAAGTTGAGTTCATCAAAGAAATGCCCGTGACCTCAACCGGAAAAATACAGAGATACAAGCTTCGCTGA
- a CDS encoding sigma 54-interacting transcriptional regulator produces the protein MKTDENEFFREFTLRLCGSLELEKALWFSFLYVEEIMPADELILTVYDLGLGVLEVVATADAAGGVLRSGKTPMPPHLRRELEDVARYPRVRRSDDVLQDPIIALVAKHFDWPASSIIVARLIIEDQFIGSLIIRADGKGRYTGEHERLWTLVNEPAAIALTNSRRYRELLRLKDLLADDSRYFQDELRKNFGDEIVGANFGLKGVMDQVLRVAALSSPVLLLGETGTGKEVIANAIHNLSSRSRGPLIKVNCGAIPESLMDSELFGHEKGAFTGAFSQKRGRFERAQGGTVFLDEVAELPPQAQVRLLRVIQEKEIERVGGTEPIKVDIRIISATHRDITELVKAGSFREDLYYRLGVYPIHIPSLRDRKADIPALVEHFIREKTKEMGLTSLPTLAPGTIDLLMDYDWPGNVREVGNVVERALIQSGGGTISLDSIPNLKPASVRSVSNDVADSLTLDQVEARHIRRIMEQTGGKVEGEQGAALALGMNPGTLRHRMRKLGIPFGRPRKTPR, from the coding sequence ATGAAAACAGATGAAAACGAGTTCTTCAGAGAGTTTACGTTGCGCCTCTGCGGCAGCCTTGAACTCGAAAAGGCCCTGTGGTTCAGTTTTCTCTATGTAGAAGAGATCATGCCTGCCGATGAGCTTATCCTCACCGTCTATGACCTGGGGCTTGGGGTTCTTGAGGTCGTTGCAACGGCCGATGCGGCAGGAGGCGTGCTGAGATCAGGGAAAACCCCTATGCCGCCACATTTGAGAAGAGAATTGGAGGACGTAGCTCGTTATCCGCGAGTCAGAAGGTCCGATGACGTGCTGCAGGACCCCATCATCGCGCTCGTGGCCAAGCACTTCGACTGGCCCGCGTCATCTATTATTGTCGCCCGGCTCATTATAGAGGATCAGTTCATAGGCTCCCTTATAATAAGGGCAGACGGGAAAGGCCGGTACACGGGAGAGCACGAAAGGCTCTGGACACTCGTCAACGAGCCGGCAGCCATCGCGCTCACCAATAGCCGTCGCTATCGGGAACTTTTAAGACTCAAAGACCTCCTGGCTGATGATAGCAGGTATTTCCAGGACGAACTGAGAAAAAACTTCGGTGATGAGATCGTGGGGGCGAATTTCGGTCTGAAGGGTGTTATGGACCAGGTATTGCGCGTTGCCGCGTTATCGAGCCCCGTGCTCCTTTTGGGGGAAACAGGAACAGGCAAGGAGGTCATCGCCAACGCGATCCACAACCTGTCCTCACGCTCTCGCGGCCCCCTCATCAAGGTGAATTGCGGGGCCATACCGGAATCCCTTATGGACAGCGAACTCTTTGGCCATGAGAAGGGGGCCTTTACGGGCGCCTTTTCTCAGAAGAGAGGGAGATTCGAGCGAGCCCAGGGCGGCACAGTCTTTCTTGATGAGGTAGCAGAATTGCCGCCGCAGGCCCAGGTGAGACTCCTAAGGGTGATACAGGAAAAGGAGATCGAGCGTGTGGGCGGAACCGAACCCATCAAAGTCGACATACGTATCATCTCCGCGACCCACAGGGACATTACTGAGCTCGTTAAGGCCGGCTCCTTTCGGGAAGACCTGTACTATAGGCTCGGTGTTTATCCGATCCACATACCATCGTTGAGAGACAGGAAGGCCGACATCCCCGCGCTTGTGGAACACTTCATCAGGGAAAAGACCAAAGAGATGGGTCTCACATCGCTTCCCACCCTTGCGCCCGGAACCATTGATCTGCTCATGGATTACGACTGGCCGGGCAACGTGCGGGAAGTCGGCAATGTGGTAGAAAGGGCTTTGATCCAATCGGGGGGTGGAACCATCAGCCTGGACAGTATCCCGAACCTTAAACCGGCCAGCGTCCGGAGTGTCTCCAATGATGTGGCCGACAGTCTCACGCTCGATCAAGTCGAAGCGAGACACATCAGGCGTATTATGGAACAGACAGGGGGCAAGGTGGAGGGGGAGCAGGGCGCAGCGCTGGCGCTCGGCATGAACCCCGGGACGCTGCGTCACAGAATGCGCAAGCTCGGCATCCCTTTCGGTCGACCGCGGAAAACACCAAGGTGA
- the chrA gene encoding chromate efflux transporter gives MQRPPLARIFLSFLALGSYAFGGPAMVVYIRELVVRRRRWLDEDTFADGVALCQSIPGAIAMQVAAFVGLTVRGTPGALVAFIGFGLPAFVFMTVLSGLYVRFHAIPEVAALFSGLKVIIVAIIVNAASAFAKGAVKDYRDLLMALCSAILFWQGASPFVVIAAAACAGCLLFRAIRPSGSAGVRNGSPDIRAIALIGTLVLLLMVLLYYTDYGLLRLAAVMLKIDLFAFGGGFASLPLMLHQVVEAGGLIDGKTFMDGVALGQVTPGPIIITATFVGYVLHGSLGALVSAIAIFTPSFLMVLLTAPFFQRLKASRFFLRAVRGILATFVGLLLYVAVKFALSVPLTALSGLLFCASYLALIKKIDILYVVLGGAFLSVLFFR, from the coding sequence ATGCAGCGGCCCCCCCTTGCCAGAATATTCCTTTCCTTTCTTGCACTTGGGTCCTATGCCTTTGGTGGACCGGCCATGGTTGTCTACATCCGGGAACTTGTGGTGAGACGAAGACGCTGGCTTGATGAGGATACCTTCGCTGACGGTGTGGCCCTGTGTCAATCAATCCCCGGGGCAATAGCCATGCAGGTGGCCGCCTTTGTTGGCCTCACGGTAAGAGGGACTCCGGGGGCACTTGTCGCGTTTATTGGCTTCGGACTGCCCGCTTTCGTTTTCATGACAGTTCTTTCCGGTCTCTACGTCAGGTTTCACGCGATACCCGAGGTGGCGGCGCTCTTTTCCGGGCTTAAGGTAATCATTGTGGCCATCATCGTGAATGCGGCTTCCGCCTTCGCCAAAGGCGCAGTCAAGGATTATCGGGACCTTCTCATGGCGCTCTGTTCGGCAATCCTTTTCTGGCAGGGCGCGAGCCCCTTCGTTGTGATCGCAGCGGCAGCCTGCGCGGGATGCCTGTTGTTTCGTGCGATAAGGCCGTCGGGCAGCGCGGGGGTGCGCAACGGATCACCGGATATAAGAGCAATAGCGTTGATCGGTACGCTTGTCTTACTCTTAATGGTCCTGCTCTATTATACGGACTACGGGCTATTGCGACTTGCCGCGGTGATGCTGAAAATCGACCTTTTCGCCTTCGGCGGCGGCTTTGCCTCTCTTCCCCTCATGCTCCACCAGGTCGTGGAAGCGGGCGGCCTGATCGACGGCAAGACTTTTATGGACGGGGTGGCGTTGGGACAGGTAACGCCCGGACCCATCATCATAACCGCGACCTTTGTGGGTTACGTGCTCCACGGTTCTTTGGGTGCCCTTGTGTCCGCTATCGCTATCTTTACCCCTTCTTTTCTTATGGTGCTTTTGACCGCGCCGTTCTTTCAGAGACTTAAAGCCTCTCGATTTTTCCTACGGGCCGTGCGGGGAATACTCGCTACATTCGTGGGGCTTCTTCTGTATGTGGCCGTAAAATTTGCGCTTTCCGTTCCTTTAACGGCCTTGAGCGGACTCTTGTTTTGCGCATCTTACCTGGCGCTCATTAAGAAGATCGACATCCTCTATGTCGTTCTTGGCGGAGCGTTCTTGTCCGTACTGTTTTTCAGATGA
- the hpt gene encoding hypoxanthine phosphoribosyltransferase, translating to MLRRLFSKRQIGRAVKRLGQLIAEDFRGEEILFVCLLKGSFMFTSDLVRQVKNPSKVDFMRVSSYGNEMQSRGEIAVTKDLEEDIVGRNVVIVEDIIDSGLTLKAIRDMLMMRNPKSLKICALIDKKVRRTVSIKADYVGFTIEDGFVVGYGIDHAEQYRNYPDIYVVEP from the coding sequence ATGCTGAGAAGACTGTTCTCAAAAAGACAGATCGGGCGTGCCGTAAAACGTCTCGGTCAATTAATAGCAGAGGACTTTCGGGGAGAGGAGATCCTGTTCGTCTGCCTCCTCAAGGGGTCTTTCATGTTCACTTCGGATCTTGTGAGACAGGTTAAGAATCCCTCCAAGGTCGATTTCATGAGGGTTTCATCTTATGGGAACGAAATGCAGTCGCGAGGAGAAATAGCCGTTACCAAAGACCTCGAGGAAGATATTGTGGGACGCAACGTGGTCATCGTCGAGGATATCATCGATTCAGGCCTTACGTTAAAAGCGATACGTGACATGCTCATGATGAGGAACCCCAAAAGCCTGAAGATCTGCGCCCTCATCGATAAGAAGGTCCGCAGAACGGTCAGCATTAAGGCCGATTACGTGGGCTTTACCATAGAGGATGGCTTTGTCGTGGGCTATGGCATCGACCACGCCGAGCAATACAGAAACTATCCGGATATATATGTGGTTGAACCATAA
- a CDS encoding single-stranded DNA-binding protein gives MSNLNKVLLIGRLGADPELRYTADGVPVATFNVATSESRKDKSGTRQEKTEWHRVVAWRKLGEIAGEYLKKGRLVYIEGKIQSREYEGKDGVKRKTFEIIASEMKMIGGGGAPQGEERKPYANHNSDDEFVPEIEEDDVPL, from the coding sequence ATGTCCAACCTAAACAAAGTGTTGCTTATCGGAAGGCTGGGTGCAGACCCGGAACTTCGCTATACGGCCGACGGCGTGCCCGTGGCGACCTTCAACGTTGCCACATCGGAATCACGCAAGGACAAGAGCGGCACGAGACAGGAAAAAACCGAATGGCACCGGGTAGTGGCATGGCGGAAACTCGGGGAGATAGCCGGCGAGTATCTGAAGAAGGGGAGACTCGTCTACATCGAGGGCAAAATTCAGTCACGGGAGTATGAGGGAAAAGACGGCGTGAAACGAAAAACCTTCGAAATCATCGCTTCGGAAATGAAGATGATAGGTGGTGGCGGCGCCCCTCAGGGCGAAGAACGAAAACCCTATGCGAACCACAATAGTGACGACGAATTTGTGCCTGAAATTGAAGAAGATGATGTGCCTCTATAA
- the mtgA gene encoding monofunctional biosynthetic peptidoglycan transglycosylase — MAKRGRSTPGRFGFIRLFIVLVLVFAVCFAGFYCMYPDVSRLKKQNPNKTSFMEYREKEWKAKGKRTKIQRKWVSLPNISPYLIKAVIIAEDDKFWSHHGFDLDAIEKALEKNIEKGKFTFGGSTISQQLVKNLYLTPAKNPVRKLKEAIITWRVERTLSKRRILEIYLNVVEWGEGIFGAEAASMHYFGKPASGLSAEEASQLAAILPNPIRYRIDGKSKYAERRGKIIYDIMVRRGIVIPEYDEVIKTPQVDTWDNESPRQEQPGPDGRLNRQ; from the coding sequence ATGGCAAAAAGGGGCAGGTCCACGCCAGGGCGTTTTGGCTTCATCAGGCTTTTTATCGTCCTTGTCCTTGTCTTTGCCGTATGCTTTGCCGGGTTTTATTGTATGTATCCCGACGTATCGCGACTGAAGAAACAAAACCCGAACAAGACCTCCTTTATGGAATACCGCGAAAAGGAGTGGAAAGCCAAGGGCAAGCGCACAAAGATACAAAGGAAATGGGTTTCGCTCCCGAATATCTCACCTTATCTGATCAAGGCCGTGATCATTGCCGAAGACGACAAATTCTGGTCTCACCACGGGTTTGATCTCGATGCCATTGAAAAGGCGTTGGAAAAGAATATCGAGAAGGGAAAGTTCACCTTTGGCGGAAGCACCATCAGCCAGCAGCTCGTGAAGAACCTCTACCTAACCCCCGCAAAAAACCCCGTAAGGAAATTGAAAGAAGCGATTATCACCTGGCGGGTCGAACGAACACTTTCAAAACGGAGGATCTTGGAAATCTATCTCAATGTTGTCGAATGGGGCGAGGGAATATTCGGCGCCGAGGCCGCTTCCATGCACTATTTCGGGAAACCGGCGAGCGGCCTGTCTGCCGAGGAGGCCTCGCAATTGGCAGCCATACTTCCGAATCCCATTCGCTACCGGATTGACGGAAAATCAAAATACGCCGAACGACGCGGGAAAATCATTTACGATATTATGGTGAGACGCGGTATCGTGATCCCCGAATACGACGAAGTTATCAAAACCCCGCAGGTAGACACCTGGGACAACGAGAGCCCTCGACAAGAACAGCCTGGGCCGGACGGCAGGCTGAACCGCCAATAA